From one Treponema denticola genomic stretch:
- the murA gene encoding UDP-N-acetylglucosamine 1-carboxyvinyltransferase produces the protein MHEYIIQGGFPVKGTIKASGNKNAALPCIAAAILSEEPIILKNIPEIEDVFVMLQVFEALGGHYEKIEKNVFKLQIEKVKTSKIPEDLATKIRASILFAGPLLARTGKAVLPPPGGDVIGRRRLDTHFLALTELGARVETDQNFSFIAHKLMGEDIFLDEASVTATENAIMAASLAEGTTIISNAASEPHVQELCKMLNKMGAKISGVGSNILTIEGVKKLNGTEHRIGPDYMEIGSFIGLAAVTRGQLKITDVEPRDMRPLRVAFGKLGIGWSLEGTTLTVPDKQKMQVNCDLGGMIPKIDDAPWPGFPPDLTSIMTVIATQVEGTVLIHEKMFESRMFFVDKLIGMGARITLCDPHRAVISGPSSLHGSELVSPDVRAGMAMVIAACCARGESIIRNVYQIERGYEHLVERLKSIGVKIELNEK, from the coding sequence ATGCACGAATATATTATACAAGGCGGATTTCCCGTAAAGGGAACAATAAAAGCAAGCGGAAATAAAAATGCAGCCCTGCCCTGCATTGCTGCCGCCATCCTTTCGGAAGAGCCCATTATCCTCAAAAACATTCCCGAAATTGAGGACGTTTTTGTAATGCTTCAAGTTTTTGAAGCTCTGGGAGGGCACTACGAAAAAATAGAAAAAAACGTATTTAAGCTCCAAATAGAAAAGGTAAAAACAAGCAAGATACCTGAGGATCTTGCGACAAAGATAAGGGCTTCCATTTTATTTGCAGGCCCGCTTTTGGCAAGAACAGGCAAGGCTGTTTTGCCCCCTCCGGGAGGAGACGTTATCGGAAGACGCCGCCTCGATACCCATTTTTTAGCCTTGACGGAATTGGGAGCCAGAGTCGAAACCGATCAAAATTTTTCTTTTATTGCACATAAGCTGATGGGAGAAGACATATTTTTGGATGAAGCCTCCGTTACGGCAACGGAAAATGCTATCATGGCAGCCAGCCTCGCAGAAGGAACTACCATCATATCAAACGCAGCAAGCGAGCCCCATGTTCAAGAGCTTTGTAAGATGTTAAATAAGATGGGAGCAAAAATCAGTGGAGTAGGCTCCAATATACTGACTATCGAAGGTGTCAAAAAATTGAACGGTACGGAACACCGTATCGGCCCTGATTATATGGAAATAGGCTCTTTTATCGGTCTTGCTGCCGTTACCCGCGGTCAGCTTAAAATTACCGATGTAGAACCGAGAGATATGAGACCGCTGCGTGTAGCCTTCGGCAAGTTGGGTATAGGCTGGTCTTTAGAAGGAACCACCCTTACCGTTCCCGATAAGCAAAAGATGCAGGTAAACTGTGACCTCGGCGGAATGATACCCAAGATTGACGATGCCCCATGGCCGGGTTTTCCGCCTGATTTGACAAGCATTATGACTGTAATAGCAACGCAGGTAGAAGGCACGGTTTTAATTCACGAAAAAATGTTTGAATCCAGAATGTTCTTTGTAGATAAGCTAATAGGAATGGGCGCCCGCATTACCTTGTGCGATCCTCACCGAGCAGTCATTTCGGGTCCAAGCTCCCTCCACGGAAGCGAATTGGTTTCTCCCGATGTAAGAGCCGGCATGGCCATGGTAATTGCGGCCTGTTGCGCCCGCGGAGAAAGCATTATCCGAAACGTCTACCAGATAGAAAGAGGCTATGAGCACCTAGTCGAAAGGCTTAAATCCATAGGCGTAAAAATAGAGCTCAACGAAAAATAG
- a CDS encoding isoamylase — MKKSVFLLIFISLFLPIAFSEKSIEPEVYQKLVESIVRIEAPKIKDGHIIFTSTAKRHVGIAFSHEDYKHIHSFKKLPQNELYEDKEPILFYIFPIPDELTEIKYRLVIDGLWSSDPVNSNTAFDNIHSMSVSRIEVPYKKEYKTEVSNKRLVKFTYLGEPKKIIRLAGSFNNWDPFMYDLIEVSPGRYELNLNLPSGTWLYAYFSGGSRLPDNTNKNYVYTADGRVASVITVN, encoded by the coding sequence ATGAAAAAATCAGTATTCTTATTAATTTTTATTAGTCTTTTTTTACCAATAGCTTTTTCTGAAAAGAGTATTGAGCCGGAAGTTTATCAAAAACTAGTAGAGTCTATTGTACGTATTGAAGCTCCTAAAATTAAGGATGGTCACATAATTTTTACCTCCACAGCTAAGAGGCATGTAGGTATAGCCTTTTCTCATGAAGATTACAAGCATATTCATTCCTTTAAAAAGCTCCCCCAAAATGAACTATATGAAGACAAGGAGCCTATCTTGTTCTATATTTTTCCGATTCCCGATGAGTTAACGGAAATAAAATACAGGCTTGTAATAGACGGACTTTGGTCATCGGATCCGGTAAATAGTAACACAGCCTTTGATAACATACACAGCATGAGTGTTTCACGTATTGAGGTCCCTTACAAAAAAGAGTATAAAACCGAGGTAAGCAATAAAAGATTGGTAAAATTTACATATTTAGGAGAACCTAAAAAAATTATAAGGCTTGCCGGTTCATTTAATAATTGGGATCCCTTTATGTATGATCTTATAGAGGTTTCTCCGGGACGATATGAGTTAAATTTGAATTTACCGTCCGGAACTTGGCTATATGCTTACTTTTCAGGCGGAAGCCGGCTGCCGGATAATACAAATAAAAATTATGTATATACGGCCGATGGACGGGTCGCTTCGGTTATAACCGTTAATTAA
- the pth gene encoding aminoacyl-tRNA hydrolase, whose amino-acid sequence MIDLIVFLGNYGKKYENTRHNAAWVLCDSIEIGSNAVWQGKFKGQYAKLPSSMTAGRTVHLLKPETYMNLSGESVIAAASFFRLKPENILIVHDELELKPGILSFKWSGGLSGHNGLRSIKSVLNTADFFRLRIGIGRPDFSSQGGDASPDISGYVLSRFAQSELDVLKSQVPQADFFFKELLEADEPQTLIKKWAKVLPPQS is encoded by the coding sequence ATGATAGACTTAATCGTTTTTTTAGGCAACTACGGAAAAAAATACGAAAATACAAGGCATAATGCAGCCTGGGTTTTATGCGATTCAATAGAGATAGGCTCAAATGCCGTATGGCAGGGTAAATTTAAGGGGCAATATGCAAAGCTGCCTTCTTCTATGACGGCCGGCAGGACTGTACATCTATTAAAACCCGAAACCTATATGAACCTATCGGGAGAAAGCGTAATAGCTGCCGCATCTTTTTTTAGATTAAAGCCCGAAAATATTTTAATAGTGCATGATGAGCTGGAATTAAAACCCGGTATTCTCAGCTTTAAGTGGTCGGGAGGTCTCAGCGGACATAACGGATTACGCTCCATAAAATCGGTTTTAAATACGGCAGATTTTTTCCGTCTAAGGATAGGCATAGGCCGGCCCGATTTTTCATCTCAAGGAGGAGATGCTTCCCCCGATATTTCAGGCTATGTGCTTTCCCGTTTTGCACAATCCGAATTGGATGTCCTAAAAAGCCAAGTACCTCAAGCCGACTTTTTTTTTAAAGAATTATTGGAAGCTGATGAACCTCAAACTCTTATAAAAAAATGGGCTAAGGTACTGCCACCTCAAAGTTAA
- the lptB gene encoding LPS export ABC transporter ATP-binding protein, whose protein sequence is MFDEKSILKVEGLNKFFRKKHAVKDVGFSMYQGEIVGLLGPNGAGKTTTFYMIVGFYKPNSGNIYLDGNRITNLPMYKRAHAGISYLPQEASVFRKLTVEQNIYAILETRKDLSKEQKKERLEFLLEEFGITANRNQQAYTLSGGERRRTEIARALAIEPKFLLLDEPFAGIDPIAVHDIKSIVRILADQGIGILITDHNVRDTLEITDRAYIIGSGEIVEQGSRDEILNSEIARKIYLGEEFRM, encoded by the coding sequence ATGTTTGACGAAAAAAGTATTTTAAAGGTTGAAGGATTAAACAAATTTTTTAGAAAAAAACATGCCGTAAAGGATGTCGGTTTTTCAATGTATCAGGGCGAAATTGTAGGCCTGCTGGGCCCTAACGGAGCGGGAAAAACCACCACATTCTATATGATTGTAGGTTTTTATAAACCGAATTCCGGAAACATATATTTGGACGGCAATAGAATAACAAACCTGCCAATGTATAAAAGAGCCCACGCAGGAATTTCATATTTACCGCAAGAAGCTTCCGTTTTTAGAAAGCTCACTGTAGAACAAAATATCTATGCAATTTTAGAAACACGCAAAGACCTCTCCAAAGAGCAAAAAAAGGAAAGGCTCGAATTTCTTCTCGAGGAATTCGGAATTACAGCAAACAGAAACCAACAAGCCTATACCCTCTCCGGAGGAGAAAGAAGGCGAACCGAAATAGCCAGAGCCCTAGCCATTGAACCTAAGTTTTTGCTTTTGGATGAACCCTTCGCCGGAATTGATCCGATTGCAGTGCATGACATTAAAAGTATAGTCCGTATTTTAGCCGACCAAGGCATCGGGATTTTAATAACCGACCACAATGTCAGGGACACCTTGGAGATAACCGACAGGGCCTATATAATCGGCAGCGGAGAAATTGTAGAACAAGGCTCACGGGATGAAATTCTAAATTCTGAAATTGCCCGAAAAATATATCTTGGCGAAGAATTTAGAATGTAA
- a CDS encoding LptA/OstA family protein, with the protein MKKIQTEIRNHKSLKLFAVYLLIFLFLMNISAQTSTISFKADKVTASVSENKKSTNLIGNAKVKVDSLTISADRIEIFGKDYRYVNASGSVKGEDDEKGYSFKADIINFDRKTDMVTMFGKLELKDTKNDVSINAENIEYKKKQEIIIMRFNVKIINKDINCNSMFALYNRKESKVELTGSPVVKKGKDEFRAGKISVNLDTEDITLDGRVRGSVEQGKDEKEDNKEPEDNKNSQDEKNNNTSLQENGDKPDQNQEEKPNV; encoded by the coding sequence ATGAAGAAAATTCAAACCGAAATTCGGAATCACAAGAGCCTTAAACTTTTTGCCGTATATCTTCTCATATTCCTTTTTTTAATGAATATTAGTGCTCAAACATCAACAATAAGTTTTAAAGCCGATAAGGTAACAGCCTCAGTATCTGAAAATAAAAAATCGACTAATTTAATAGGAAATGCCAAAGTTAAGGTAGACAGCTTAACCATATCGGCAGACCGTATCGAAATTTTTGGAAAAGATTATAGATACGTAAATGCAAGCGGTTCGGTCAAGGGCGAGGACGACGAAAAGGGATACAGCTTTAAGGCCGATATAATCAATTTTGACAGAAAAACGGATATGGTTACAATGTTCGGAAAACTGGAGCTTAAAGACACAAAAAATGATGTCAGTATTAATGCCGAAAATATTGAATATAAAAAAAAGCAAGAAATAATTATCATGCGTTTTAATGTAAAAATAATAAATAAAGATATAAACTGTAATTCAATGTTTGCTTTATACAATAGAAAAGAATCAAAGGTAGAATTAACAGGAAGTCCCGTCGTAAAAAAAGGAAAGGACGAATTTAGGGCCGGAAAGATTTCCGTTAATTTGGATACGGAAGATATAACCCTTGACGGCCGAGTCAGAGGTTCCGTCGAGCAAGGAAAAGACGAAAAAGAAGACAATAAAGAACCTGAAGATAATAAAAACTCTCAAGATGAGAAAAACAACAATACCAGTCTTCAGGAAAACGGAGACAAACCGGACCAAAATCAAGAGGAAAAGCCCAATGTTTGA
- a CDS encoding CheR family methyltransferase, with amino-acid sequence MADFLTDQEFHMFSDLIYTASGITFSDTNRSILESRLKEKLRDKKLEKVSDYYAMLMKDSEEQKSLLDSVTTNLTRFFRNQPHFDALENYVIPELVKVKRAAGKNKLKIWSAGCSTGEEPYTIAMVMKKHLPAGFTAEITASDLSLKCLLVGKTGFYQESRVTGIPEDYLKLYFDKLNDGYQVKKDIMQMVNFDYHNLKHDSKHTDFDLVFCRNVLIYFDEPAQKDVIDRFWRAMSPKSFLFIGHSESLFGMETQFKFLKTDWACFYQKGF; translated from the coding sequence ATGGCAGATTTTTTAACTGATCAAGAATTCCATATGTTCAGCGATTTAATATATACCGCTAGCGGTATTACTTTTTCCGATACTAATAGGTCTATTTTGGAAAGCAGATTAAAAGAAAAACTTAGGGATAAGAAACTTGAAAAGGTGTCTGATTATTATGCAATGCTTATGAAGGATTCGGAAGAGCAAAAGAGCCTTTTAGATTCCGTTACAACAAACCTTACAAGATTTTTTAGAAACCAGCCTCATTTTGATGCATTGGAAAATTACGTTATTCCTGAGCTTGTAAAGGTGAAAAGGGCAGCAGGTAAAAATAAACTTAAAATATGGAGCGCCGGATGTTCAACAGGTGAGGAACCTTACACCATAGCAATGGTTATGAAAAAACACCTTCCTGCAGGGTTTACTGCCGAAATTACAGCTTCCGACTTATCCTTAAAATGTCTTCTTGTCGGTAAGACCGGCTTTTATCAGGAATCCAGAGTTACAGGAATTCCTGAAGATTATTTGAAGCTTTATTTTGACAAGCTAAATGACGGCTATCAGGTGAAAAAAGATATAATGCAAATGGTGAATTTTGACTATCATAACTTAAAACATGACTCAAAGCATACAGATTTTGATCTTGTGTTTTGCCGAAATGTTTTGATATATTTTGATGAACCTGCTCAAAAAGATGTTATTGATAGGTTTTGGCGCGCTATGTCGCCTAAATCTTTTTTATTTATAGGTCATTCCGAATCTCTTTTCGGTATGGAAACTCAATTTAAGTTTTTAAAAACGGATTGGGCTTGTTTTTATCAAAAGGGTTTTTGA
- a CDS encoding protein-glutamate methylesterase/protein-glutamine glutaminase, which yields MEDIRVLIVDDSALMRNLIGKIVDATPGLKIADKAMNGRFALQKLDRVAPDVIVLDLEMPEMNGIEFLRELKKQNIKIPVVILSSIAKEGAKVTMDCLELGACDFITKPSGSESANLNTVSETLSKMLLAYGRRHQIETGTRSTDTAKPFSEPFKSSIPKPMTAAEPQKEEKPKAQREHGNIQIIAIGISTGGPNALRQVFASIDKDLPQPIVVVQHMPPGFTKEFASSLDKICPLEVKEAEDGDLIKPGRILIAPGGKHLVVEKRSLAAVAKIIDTEPQSGHKPSVDVLFGSVAKEYQNHALGIIMTGMGKDGAENITKLYTEGSRTIGQDEASSVVYGMPRVAWEMGGVMEQVGLDNMAAAINRYGKEFA from the coding sequence ATGGAAGATATTCGTGTTTTAATAGTGGATGATTCTGCATTGATGAGGAACCTTATAGGGAAGATTGTTGATGCTACTCCGGGTCTAAAAATAGCCGATAAGGCTATGAACGGCCGTTTTGCTCTTCAAAAACTTGACCGTGTGGCCCCGGATGTTATCGTTTTAGACTTGGAAATGCCTGAAATGAACGGTATTGAATTTTTAAGAGAACTTAAAAAGCAAAACATAAAGATCCCTGTAGTAATCTTGTCCAGTATTGCAAAAGAAGGTGCTAAGGTTACTATGGATTGTTTGGAACTTGGGGCTTGCGATTTTATCACAAAACCTTCCGGTTCGGAATCTGCCAATCTTAATACCGTTTCAGAAACTCTTTCCAAAATGCTGCTTGCCTACGGCCGCCGTCATCAAATTGAGACAGGTACAAGAAGTACAGATACGGCGAAGCCTTTCTCTGAGCCGTTTAAGAGTTCTATCCCTAAGCCTATGACAGCTGCTGAGCCTCAAAAAGAAGAAAAACCTAAGGCTCAACGGGAGCATGGAAATATTCAGATTATTGCTATAGGTATTTCGACCGGCGGGCCGAATGCTTTACGTCAAGTTTTTGCATCTATCGATAAAGATCTTCCGCAGCCGATAGTTGTGGTTCAGCACATGCCCCCCGGATTTACAAAGGAATTTGCGTCCAGCTTGGATAAAATCTGTCCTCTTGAAGTAAAAGAAGCTGAAGACGGTGATCTTATAAAGCCCGGCCGTATTTTGATTGCGCCCGGCGGAAAACATCTGGTTGTAGAAAAACGCTCTCTTGCCGCCGTTGCAAAGATTATAGATACGGAACCTCAAAGCGGTCACAAACCAAGCGTTGATGTTTTATTTGGATCTGTTGCAAAGGAATACCAAAACCATGCCCTTGGAATAATCATGACCGGTATGGGAAAGGATGGTGCTGAGAATATCACAAAGCTTTACACCGAAGGTTCCCGCACCATAGGACAAGATGAAGCTTCTTCAGTTGTATACGGTATGCCTCGGGTTGCATGGGAAATGGGCGGAGTTATGGAACAGGTAGGCCTTGATAATATGGCTGCTGCCATAAACCGTTACGGAAAGGAATTTGCTTAA
- a CDS encoding PTS transporter subunit IIC gives MNNSFKNFLAKKNIEISAKRYFIDAMSAMAMGLFSSLLVGTILNSIGLKLNIPFLTETVWPICRDMTGAAIGIAIAHSLKAHTFVLFSATIVGFAGNKLGGPVGAFIATIISTELGKAVSRETKIDLIVTPMVTIISGTIIAALVGPGMSSFMTWLGKIIMDATALQPFWMGVTVSVLVGVILTLPISSAAICMMLSLAGLAGGAATVGCAAQMIGFAVMSYRDNGLGGSFAVGIGTSMLHMPNIIKNPRIWIPPTLTAAVLGPLATIIFKMENIPLGSGMGTCGLVGQIGTITAMESIGRGGHDTYFAILLLHFVLPAVLALFFTFILRKINWIKDGDLKLDL, from the coding sequence ATGAATAACTCTTTTAAAAACTTTTTGGCTAAAAAGAATATCGAAATATCGGCTAAACGTTATTTTATCGATGCTATGAGTGCGATGGCTATGGGCCTTTTTTCTTCTCTTTTGGTAGGGACTATTTTAAACAGCATAGGACTTAAACTTAATATTCCTTTTTTGACCGAAACCGTATGGCCGATTTGCCGAGATATGACGGGGGCCGCAATCGGTATAGCCATAGCCCATTCTTTAAAAGCCCACACCTTTGTGCTTTTTTCGGCAACGATAGTAGGCTTTGCAGGCAACAAGCTTGGAGGACCCGTAGGCGCCTTTATCGCGACGATAATCAGTACCGAGCTGGGAAAAGCCGTTTCCCGCGAAACAAAGATTGATCTTATCGTTACTCCTATGGTAACTATTATTTCGGGAACTATTATTGCCGCCTTGGTAGGGCCGGGAATGTCCTCTTTTATGACATGGCTAGGAAAAATCATTATGGACGCTACTGCCCTCCAGCCCTTTTGGATGGGAGTTACGGTTTCAGTGTTGGTCGGTGTTATTCTGACCCTGCCCATAAGCAGTGCTGCCATTTGTATGATGCTTTCCCTTGCGGGGCTTGCAGGAGGAGCTGCAACCGTCGGCTGTGCCGCTCAAATGATAGGCTTCGCGGTTATGAGCTATCGGGATAACGGCCTTGGAGGAAGTTTTGCCGTAGGCATAGGAACAAGTATGCTACACATGCCCAATATAATTAAAAACCCTAGGATATGGATACCGCCGACCTTGACGGCCGCTGTTTTAGGCCCCTTGGCTACTATCATTTTTAAAATGGAAAACATACCCCTTGGTTCAGGAATGGGAACCTGCGGCCTTGTAGGTCAAATAGGAACTATCACGGCAATGGAATCTATAGGAAGGGGAGGCCACGACACATATTTTGCTATTCTTCTTTTACATTTTGTACTGCCGGCTGTTTTAGCATTATTTTTTACCTTTATTTTAAGAAAAATAAATTGGATTAAGGATGGAGATTTAAAGCTGGATCTTTAA
- a CDS encoding sodium-translocating pyrophosphatase, translating to MSISLALYAVLGGGIVALAYALVRTLWIYKQKVSDQSLKEIGGHIADGAMAFLRREYLTLLPFIAIVAVFLAIGNNGALRFQSLSFLLGALASMSAGYIGMRVATQANSRTTQAAKDQGLNGALKVAFSGGSVMGMSVVGLAFIGLFIVLILSTSLLGTTENVLKDIILPLATAFSLGASSIALFSRVGGGIYTKAADVGADLVGKVEAGIPEDDPRNPATIADNVGDNVGDVAGMGADLFESFVGSLVGAMILGLIVNTPDSSLKLRMMLLPLLISVVGLAASLIGTFFVKAKPGSNPQKALNTGTFGAALIATIFVFFTVKFVMGTETFNGTQGYLHVFASTVIGLAAGVLIGIITEFYTGTGKKPVKGIVDACETGAATTIISGLAVGMRSAFPVMILIGASIFSSFMLAGLYGVGIAAVGMLVTLGIQLAVDAYGPIADNAGGLAEMANFPKDVRNITDSLDAVGNTTAAIGKGFAIGSAALTAIILFTSFKEQAGVASVDITNINVLVGVLLGGVFPFLFSALTMSAVGKAAHKMIEEVRRQFKQHPGILENTEKPDYKRCVDISTQAALKEMVIPGIAAIITPILVGFAGGPAMLIGLLTGVTVSGVVLAVFMSNAGGAWDNAKKMIEGGIAGGKGSPSHKAAVVGDTVGDPFKDTSGPSINILIKLMSMVSLVIAPMLKIYWG from the coding sequence ATGAGTATTTCACTCGCATTGTATGCCGTGCTCGGAGGCGGGATTGTTGCCCTGGCTTATGCACTTGTAAGAACCTTGTGGATTTATAAACAAAAGGTTTCAGATCAGTCTTTAAAAGAAATTGGGGGCCATATAGCCGATGGGGCAATGGCTTTTTTAAGAAGAGAATATTTAACTCTTCTTCCTTTTATCGCCATAGTTGCCGTTTTTTTAGCTATAGGAAATAATGGAGCTCTTAGGTTCCAGTCCCTTTCATTCTTGCTCGGTGCTCTTGCTTCAATGTCAGCCGGATACATAGGTATGCGTGTTGCAACACAGGCCAACTCACGCACAACACAGGCTGCGAAGGATCAGGGCCTAAACGGAGCCTTAAAAGTAGCCTTTTCAGGCGGAAGTGTTATGGGAATGAGCGTTGTAGGACTTGCTTTTATAGGTCTTTTTATAGTTCTTATTCTTTCTACTTCACTATTAGGAACTACAGAAAACGTACTTAAAGATATTATTTTACCCTTAGCTACAGCTTTTTCACTGGGAGCATCCTCTATTGCTCTTTTTTCACGTGTAGGCGGCGGTATTTACACAAAGGCTGCCGACGTAGGAGCTGACCTTGTAGGAAAGGTTGAAGCAGGTATCCCCGAAGATGACCCCCGAAACCCGGCCACTATCGCAGACAACGTAGGCGATAACGTAGGTGACGTTGCAGGCATGGGAGCCGACCTCTTTGAGTCCTTTGTAGGCTCATTGGTAGGAGCCATGATTTTAGGTCTAATCGTAAACACTCCGGATTCTTCTTTAAAATTGAGAATGATGCTTTTACCCTTGCTGATTTCGGTTGTAGGTCTTGCAGCTTCCTTAATCGGAACATTCTTTGTAAAGGCAAAACCGGGTTCAAACCCTCAAAAGGCCCTCAATACGGGAACCTTCGGAGCCGCTCTCATTGCAACAATTTTCGTTTTCTTTACCGTAAAATTTGTTATGGGAACCGAAACATTTAACGGAACTCAAGGTTATTTACACGTCTTTGCTTCTACGGTAATAGGTCTTGCTGCAGGCGTTTTAATCGGTATCATTACAGAATTCTACACAGGTACGGGAAAAAAGCCCGTTAAGGGAATCGTAGATGCTTGTGAAACAGGGGCTGCAACCACAATTATTTCAGGTCTAGCCGTAGGTATGAGAAGTGCCTTCCCCGTTATGATTTTAATCGGAGCTTCAATCTTTTCAAGCTTTATGCTTGCAGGCCTTTACGGCGTAGGTATAGCTGCTGTAGGAATGTTGGTAACCCTAGGAATCCAGCTTGCAGTTGACGCATACGGCCCAATAGCCGACAATGCAGGCGGTCTTGCCGAGATGGCAAACTTCCCCAAGGATGTACGCAATATTACTGACAGCCTTGATGCCGTAGGAAATACAACGGCCGCTATCGGTAAGGGCTTTGCTATCGGATCTGCAGCCTTAACGGCCATCATCCTCTTTACTTCGTTTAAAGAGCAGGCCGGTGTAGCAAGCGTAGATATTACAAATATCAATGTTCTTGTAGGTGTTCTTTTGGGAGGAGTTTTCCCCTTCTTGTTCTCGGCACTAACAATGTCGGCAGTAGGAAAGGCAGCCCATAAGATGATCGAAGAGGTACGCCGCCAGTTTAAGCAGCACCCCGGCATCTTGGAAAATACCGAAAAGCCCGATTATAAGAGATGCGTAGACATCAGTACTCAGGCTGCTTTAAAAGAAATGGTTATCCCCGGTATTGCCGCAATTATTACACCCATCCTTGTAGGCTTTGCAGGAGGCCCAGCAATGTTAATCGGTCTTTTGACAGGTGTAACGGTATCAGGCGTTGTATTGGCAGTCTTTATGTCCAATGCAGGAGGTGCATGGGATAATGCAAAGAAGATGATTGAAGGCGGAATCGCAGGCGGAAAAGGATCACCTTCTCACAAGGCCGCTGTTGTAGGCGACACTGTAGGCGACCCCTTCAAAGATACTTCCGGCCCCTCCATCAATATATTGATTAAGCTTATGTCAATGGTTTCATTGGTTATAGCCCCGATGTTAAAAATATACTGGGGATAA
- a CDS encoding DUF5058 family protein — protein MDSYLNIANSWILWFAAFPLLIMVLFQAIIFSKKAKDAAKIVGLSDADVRKSFRIGMTSSIGPVLGVFIVMLGLMSVIGGPLAWMRLSIIGAASTELAAAQMAAQAQGIDLSSPDYGLINFANATWVMALNGSAWLFVTGLFSDKMNILSNKISRGDPAKLAILMVTAMSGAFGFLFSNEITKALRSVKGKNYPAIAAGVSAALLMVLFEKLGNKYPKLKEYSLGIVMILAMVIAMVFKDLILK, from the coding sequence ATGGACAGTTATTTGAACATTGCGAATTCTTGGATTTTATGGTTTGCCGCTTTTCCGTTATTGATTATGGTATTGTTTCAAGCTATAATTTTTAGCAAAAAAGCAAAGGACGCTGCTAAAATTGTCGGCTTAAGTGATGCCGATGTACGGAAGTCTTTCCGTATCGGTATGACATCTTCTATCGGTCCTGTTTTGGGTGTTTTTATTGTTATGCTGGGCTTAATGTCGGTAATAGGCGGTCCTCTTGCATGGATGCGCCTTTCGATTATAGGTGCAGCTTCAACGGAGCTTGCAGCGGCACAGATGGCGGCTCAAGCTCAAGGCATTGATTTATCAAGTCCGGATTACGGCTTAATAAATTTCGCAAATGCAACATGGGTTATGGCATTAAACGGAAGTGCATGGCTCTTTGTGACGGGTTTATTCTCCGATAAAATGAATATTTTGTCAAACAAAATATCACGCGGTGATCCTGCAAAACTGGCTATTTTAATGGTCACGGCAATGAGCGGAGCTTTCGGCTTTTTATTCAGTAACGAAATAACAAAAGCTCTTCGGTCGGTAAAAGGAAAAAATTATCCGGCTATTGCTGCTGGCGTATCAGCTGCTCTTCTCATGGTTCTGTTTGAAAAACTCGGCAATAAATATCCTAAATTAAAAGAATACAGTTTAGGTATTGTTATGATTCTTGCAATGGTAATTGCAATGGTATTTAAAGATTTAATTTTAAAATAA